The Xiphophorus hellerii strain 12219 chromosome 22, Xiphophorus_hellerii-4.1, whole genome shotgun sequence genome has a window encoding:
- the rel gene encoding proto-oncogene c-Rel, whose protein sequence is MDVLMPSILEGDPHLMAEPTVQIFEQPKQRGMRFRYKCEGRSAGSIPGEKSSDNNRTYPSLQILNYCGKGKVRVYLVTKNEPYRPHPHDLVGKDCKDGFYEAEFGPDRRVIAFQNLGIQCVRRREVKDAILQRITRGINPFNVPKEQLMQTEEYDLNVVRLCIQVFLQDETGHYTRRLNPIVTNPIYDNRAPNTAELRICRVNRNSGSVKGGDEIFLLCDKVQKDDIEVRFFSSNGWEARGSFSQADVHRQVAIVFKTPPYFHTNITESVTVHMQLRRPSDQEVSEPMDFRYLPENKDPYGYNEKKRKIEDLFKRSGLTGSSLAGFQMPRPKAVPHSQMAHTRKDHSGMYLRQTAASMAQQTPVFNPSYQPPAQATGAMMTSQAHNVQLSNQWVNPASPMMETVTINPSVSIGNHPNSSRPHHPSRGTGYQHKLDTGSCENNALPQLSMRDLQCLDTVVPGNMMNPSESQLLFQQQHQRDDLNSDSQNQMANQSQGLQNIWQGFGTVPHAHNNTSNYNGSVPADGSQGLGSFPFLEGMASEDFLKGLVGGPVFQCKQEPQVSVGQDGGSPLMQSQRESQENTYTNLLPRPLSNCANVDPRRHDVGGVTQPLANLPFGMVPEVRYANLADWAKSSPQGK, encoded by the exons ATGGACG TTCTAATGCCCTCCATTCTAGAGGGTGATCCACATCTCA TGGCTGAGCCAACAGTCCAGATCTTtgagcaacccaagcagagggGGATGCGCTTCCGGTACAAGTGTGAGGGTCGCTCTGCCGGGAGCATCCCCGGCGAAAAGAGCTCCGACAACAACAGGACTTACCCCAGCCTGCAG atccTGAACTACTGCGGTAAGGGGAAGGTCCGCGTCTACCTGGTGACGAAGAACGAGCCATACCGTCCGCATCCGCACGACCTGGTGGGGAAGGACTGCAAAGACGGGTTCTATGAGGCCGAGTTCGGCCCCGACCGCAGAGTGATAGC TTTCCAGAATCTGGGCATCCAGTGCGTGAGGAGAAGGGAAGTAAAGGACGCCATCCTTCAGAGGATCACCAGAGGGATCAACCCCTTCAACG TGCCCAAAGAGCAGCTGATGCAGACGGAGGAGTACGACCTGAACGTCGTCCGCCTGTGCATCCAAGTTTTCCTGCAGGACGAAACCGGCCACTACACCCGAAGACTCAACCCCATCGTCACCAACCCAATCTATGACAACC GGGCCCCAAACACAGCTGAGCTGCGGATTTGTCGGGTCAACAGGAACAGTGGAAGTGTTAAAGGAGGTGACGAGATCTTCCTCCTGTGTGACAAAGTACAAAAAG ATGACATCGAGGTGAGATTTTTCTCCTCCAACGGATGGGAGGCCAGAGGTTCTTTTTCCCAAGCCGACGTTCATCGTCAAGTGGCGATCGTGTTCAAGACGCCGCCGTACTTCCACACCAACATAACCGAGTCGGTCACCGTGCACATGCAGCTGCGCCGGCCCTCCGACCAGGAAGTCAGCGAACCGATGGATTTCAGATATCTGCCCGAAAACAAAG ACCCCTACGGCTACAATGAGAAAAAACGCAAAATAGAGGATTTGTTTAAGAGATCGGGACTCACAG GTAGTTCCTTGGCTGGTTTTCAAATGCCCAGGCCAAAGGCTGTTCCTCACAGCCAAATGGCTCACACGAGGAAAG aCCACAGTGGCATGTACCTGAGGCAGACTGCGGCGTCCATGGCCCAGCAGACTCCAGTATTTAACCCGTCCTACCAACCGCCAGCCCAGGCCACCGGCGCCATGATGACATCACAGGCTCATAACGTACAGCTCAGTAATCAGTGGGTCAATCCGGCCTCCCCCATGATGGAAACGGTCACTATTAACCCGTCGGTATCCATTGGCAACCACCCAAACAGCAGCAGGCCGCACCATCCGAGTCGTGGAACTGGTTACCAGCACAAACTGGACACGGGCAGCTGTGAGAACAATGCCCTCCCTCAGCTCTCCATGAGGGATCTGCAGTGTTTGGACACGGTCGTTCCGGGGAATATGATGAACCCGTCCGAATCCCAGCTGctgttccagcagcagcatcaaaGAGACGATCTGAACTCTGATTCCCAGAACCAAATGGCCAACCAGAGTCAAGGTCTCCAGAACATATGGCAAGGCTTCGGTACCGTCCCACACGCCCACAACAACACCAGCAACTATAACGGATCGGTACCGGCAGACGGGTCCCAAGGCCTGGGCTCTTTCCCCTTCCTAGAGGGAATGGCGAGTGAGGATTTCCTGAAGGGTCTTGTTGGAGGGCCCGTCTTCCAGTGTAAACAGGAGCCTCAGGTTTCTGTCGGACAAGATGGCGGCAGCCCTCTGATGCAATCCCAAAGAGAGAGCCAGGAAAATACGTACACCAACCTGCTGCCTCGCCCCTTGAGCAACTGCGCCAACGTGGATCCGAGGCGGCACGACGTCGGCGGCGTCACCCAGCCGCTCGCGAATCTCCCTTTTGGGATGGTGCCGGAGGTCCGCTACGCAAATCTGGCCGACTGGGCCAAATCTTCTCCGCAGGGTAAATAA